The following proteins are co-located in the Peromyscus eremicus chromosome 13, PerEre_H2_v1, whole genome shotgun sequence genome:
- the Ano7 gene encoding anoctamin-7 isoform X1 has product MLRRRAREEDSAVLIDMASLESENGSSYGSTAHASEAGKQQVGPSRVGSPAKPPIDFVLVWEEDLRNQENPTQDKTDTHEFWREAFLENLRLAGLHVDQHDVQDKATAVHYVLLRAPWAVLCYYAEDLRLKLPLQELPNQASNWSATLLEWLGIPNILLEHVPDTPPEYYSCQFKASKLQWFLGSDNQDTFFTSTKRHQILFEILAKTQYGHEKKGFFGIDQLLAEGVFSAAFPLHDGPLSAVPEDSQVLGLTQRQVLLQHWARWGKWNKYQPLDHVRRYFGEKVALYFAWLGFYTGWLLPAAVVGTVVFLVGCFLVFSDIPTQELCHSSDGFDMCPLCADCSFWLLSSACTLAQVGRLFDHGGTVFFSLFMALWAVLLLEYWKRKNATLAYRWDCSDYEDIEERPRPQFAAKAPLTALNPITGEDEPYFPEKSRVHRMLAGSVVLLMMVAVVIMCLVSIILYRAIMAVLVSKSDNAFLSAWAPRIASLTGSVVNLVFIVILSKVYVVLAQVLTRWEMHRTQTSFEDAFTLKVFIFQFVNFYASPVYIAFFKGRFVGYPGNYHTLFGVRNEECAAGGCLVELAQELLVIMVGKQIINNVQEVLVPKLKGCWQKLHSRRGKAAMGTHPAPWEADYELLPCEGLFHEYLEMVLQFGFVTIFVAACPLAPLFALLNNWVEIRLDARKFVCECRRPVAERAQDIGIWFHILAGLTHLAVISNAFLLAFSSDFLPRAYYRWTRAPDLRGFLNFTLARAPPAFAAAHNRTCRYRAFRDDDGHYSQTYWTLLAIRLAFVIVFEHVVFSIGRLLDLLVPDIPESVEIKVKREYYLAKQALAENEALLGATGAKDDQLPSSESGPSSLGS; this is encoded by the exons AAGACAGTGCGGTGCTGATCGACATGGCCTCCCTCGAATCAGAGAATGGGTCCTCTTATGGAAGCACAGCCCACGCCTCAGAG gcAGGTAAACAGCAGGTGGGCCCCAGCAGAGTTGGGAGCCCTGCCAAACCCCCGATTG attttgttcttgtttgggaAGAAGACCTGAGGAACCAAGAGAACCCTACCCAGGACAAGACAGACACACATGAGTTCTGGAGGGAGGCCTTTCTGGAAAACCTTCGTCTGGCTGGCCTGCATGTAGATCAG CATGACGTCCAGGACAAGGCCACTGCAGTTCACTACGTCCTCCTCAGAGCACCCTGGGCTGTACTCTGCTACTATGCAGAAGATCTGCGCCTGAAGCTACCTCTGCAG GAATTACCGAACCAGGCCTCCAACTGGTCGGCCACCCTTCTGGAGTGGCTGGGCATCCCTAATATCCTGCTGGAGCACGTGCCAGACACGCCTCCTGAGTACTACTCCTGCCAGTTCAAAGCAAGCAAGCTGCAATG GTTCCTTGGAAGTGACAACCAGGACACCTTTTTCACCAGTACCAAGAGGCACCAGATT CTGTTTGAGATCCTGGCCAAGACTCAATATGGCCACGAGAAGAAAGGCTTCTTTGGGATCGATCAGCTGTTGGCAGAGGGTGTCTTCAGTGCGGCCTTCCCTCTGCATGAC GGCCCACTCTCTGCAGTCCCAGAGGACTCACAGGTCCTGGGGCTCACCCAGCGCCAAGTCTTACTCCAGCACTGGGCTCGCTGGGGCAAGTGGAACAAGTACCAGCCACTGGACCACGTGCGTCGGTACTTCGGGGAGAAGGTGGCTCTCTACTTCGCCTGGCTTG GGTTTTACACAGGCTGGCTCCTGCCTGCAGCAGTGGTGGGCACCGTGGTGTTCCTGGTGGGATGTTTCCTGGTCTTCTCAGACATACCAAC GCAGGAGCTGTGCCACAGTTCCGATGGCTTTGACATGTGCCCACTCTGCGCTGACTGTTCTTTTTGGCTGCTCTCCAGTGCCTGCACCCTGGCCCAG GTTGGGCGGCTCTTTGACCATGGCGGCACTGTCTTCTTCAGTTTGTTCATGGCCCTGTGGGCGGTGCTGCTTCTGGAGTACTGGAAGCGGAAAAATGCCACATTGGCCTACCGCTGGGACTGCTCTGACTATGAGGACATTGAG GAGAGGCCTCGGCCCCAGTTCGCTGCGAAGGCTCCTCTGACAGCCCTGAACCCCATCACTGGGGAAGACGAACCCTACTTCCCTGAGAAGAGCCGTGTACACCGCATGCTGGCTGGCTCTGTGGTTCTCCTGATGATG GTGGCCGTGGTGATTATGTGCCTTGTGTCTATCATTCTGTACCGGGCCATCATGGCTGTGCTTGTGTCCAAGTCAGACAACGCCTTCCTTTCGGCCTGG GCTCCACGAATTGCCAGCCTCACAGGGTCAGTAGTGAACCTTGTCTTCATCGTCATCCTTTCCAAGGTCTACGTGGTCCTGGCCCAGGTCCTAACAAGATGGG AGATGCACCGGACACAGACCTCATTCGAGGATGCCTTCACCCTCAAGGTGTTCATCTTTCAGTTTGTCAACTTCTACGCCTCGCCTGTGTACATTGCTTTCTTCAAGGGCAG GTTTGTGGGATACCCAGGCAACTACCACACCTTGTTTGGAGTCCGAAATGAAGAG TGTGCGGCTGGAGGCTGCCTCGTTGAGCTGGCACAGGAACTCCTGGTCATCATGGTGGGCAAGCAGATCATCAACAATGTGCAGGAGGTCCTTGTCCC AAAGCTGAAGGGCTGCTGGCAGAAGCTGCACTCCAGGAGAGGGAAGGCTGCCATGGGGACCCACCCAGCACCTTGGGAGGCTGACTACGAGTTGTTGCCTTGTGAGGGGCTGTTCCACGAGTACCTTGAAATGG TGCTGCAGTTCGGATTCGTCACCATCTTCGTGGCCGCCTGCCCGCTGGCGCCGCTTTTTGCCCTGCTTAACAACTGGGTGGAGATCCGCCTGGACGCGCGCAAGTTCGTGTGCGAGTGCCGGCGCCCGGTGGCCGAGCGCGCCCAGGACATCGGCATCTGGTTCCACATCCTAGCGGGCCTCACACACCTCGCCGTCATCAGCAAC GCCTTCCTGCTGGCCTTCTCCTCCGACTTCCTGCCGCGTGCCTACTACCGCTGGACGCGCGCCCCGGACCTGCGCGGCTTCCTCAACTTCACGCTGGCGCGCGCGCCGCCAGCCTTCGCGGCTGCGCACAACCGCACTTGCAG GTACCGAGCATTCAGGGATGATGATGGACACTATTCCCAGACTTACTGGACTCTCCTGGCCATCCGCCTGGCCTTTGTCATCGTGTTTGAG CACGTGGTGTTCTCCATTGGCCGTCTTCTGGATCTCCTGGTTCCTGACATCCCAGAGTCTGTGGAGATCAAGGTGAAGCGGGAATACTACTTAGCTAAGCAGGCCCTGGCTGAGAACGAG GCTCTCCTTGGAGCAACAGGAGCAAAGGATGACCAGCTTCCAAGCTCAGAGTCTGGGCCTTCCAGCCTAGGGTCTTAG
- the Ano7 gene encoding anoctamin-7 isoform X2 — protein MLRRRAREEDSAVLIDMASLESENGSSYGSTAHASEAGKQQVGPSRVGSPAKPPIADFVLVWEEDLRNQENPTQDKTDTHEFWREAFLENLRLAGLHVDQHDVQDKATAVHYVLLRAPWAVLCYYAEDLRLKLPLQELPNQASNWSATLLEWLGIPNILLEHVPDTPPEYYSCQFKASKLQWFLGSDNQDTFFTSTKRHQILFEILAKTQYGHEKKGFFGIDQLLAEGVFSAAFPLHDGPLSAVPEDSQVLGLTQRQVLLQHWARWGKWNKYQPLDHVRRYFGEKVALYFAWLGFYTGWLLPAAVVGTVVFLVGCFLVFSDIPTQELCHSSDGFDMCPLCADCSFWLLSSACTLAQVGRLFDHGGTVFFSLFMALWAVLLLEYWKRKNATLAYRWDCSDYEDIEERPRPQFAAKAPLTALNPITGEDEPYFPEKSRVHRMLAGSVVLLMMVAVVIMCLVSIILYRAIMAVLVSKSDNAFLSAWAPRIASLTGSVVNLVFIVILSKVYVVLAQVLTRWEMHRTQTSFEDAFTLKVFIFQFVNFYASPVYIAFFKGRFVGYPGNYHTLFGVRNEECAAGGCLVELAQELLVIMVGKQIINNVQEVLVPKLKGCWQKLHSRRGKAAMGTHPAPWEADYELLPCEGLFHEYLEMVLQFGFVTIFVAACPLAPLFALLNNWVEIRLDARKFVCECRRPVAERAQDIGIWFHILAGLTHLAVISNAFLLAFSSDFLPRAYYRWTRAPDLRGFLNFTLARAPPAFAAAHNRTCRYRAFRDDDGHYSQTYWTLLAIRLAFVIVFEHVVFSIGRLLDLLVPDIPESVEIKVKREYYLAKQALAENEALLGATGAKDDQLPSSESGPSSLGS, from the exons AAGACAGTGCGGTGCTGATCGACATGGCCTCCCTCGAATCAGAGAATGGGTCCTCTTATGGAAGCACAGCCCACGCCTCAGAG gcAGGTAAACAGCAGGTGGGCCCCAGCAGAGTTGGGAGCCCTGCCAAACCCCCGATTG CGG attttgttcttgtttgggaAGAAGACCTGAGGAACCAAGAGAACCCTACCCAGGACAAGACAGACACACATGAGTTCTGGAGGGAGGCCTTTCTGGAAAACCTTCGTCTGGCTGGCCTGCATGTAGATCAG CATGACGTCCAGGACAAGGCCACTGCAGTTCACTACGTCCTCCTCAGAGCACCCTGGGCTGTACTCTGCTACTATGCAGAAGATCTGCGCCTGAAGCTACCTCTGCAG GAATTACCGAACCAGGCCTCCAACTGGTCGGCCACCCTTCTGGAGTGGCTGGGCATCCCTAATATCCTGCTGGAGCACGTGCCAGACACGCCTCCTGAGTACTACTCCTGCCAGTTCAAAGCAAGCAAGCTGCAATG GTTCCTTGGAAGTGACAACCAGGACACCTTTTTCACCAGTACCAAGAGGCACCAGATT CTGTTTGAGATCCTGGCCAAGACTCAATATGGCCACGAGAAGAAAGGCTTCTTTGGGATCGATCAGCTGTTGGCAGAGGGTGTCTTCAGTGCGGCCTTCCCTCTGCATGAC GGCCCACTCTCTGCAGTCCCAGAGGACTCACAGGTCCTGGGGCTCACCCAGCGCCAAGTCTTACTCCAGCACTGGGCTCGCTGGGGCAAGTGGAACAAGTACCAGCCACTGGACCACGTGCGTCGGTACTTCGGGGAGAAGGTGGCTCTCTACTTCGCCTGGCTTG GGTTTTACACAGGCTGGCTCCTGCCTGCAGCAGTGGTGGGCACCGTGGTGTTCCTGGTGGGATGTTTCCTGGTCTTCTCAGACATACCAAC GCAGGAGCTGTGCCACAGTTCCGATGGCTTTGACATGTGCCCACTCTGCGCTGACTGTTCTTTTTGGCTGCTCTCCAGTGCCTGCACCCTGGCCCAG GTTGGGCGGCTCTTTGACCATGGCGGCACTGTCTTCTTCAGTTTGTTCATGGCCCTGTGGGCGGTGCTGCTTCTGGAGTACTGGAAGCGGAAAAATGCCACATTGGCCTACCGCTGGGACTGCTCTGACTATGAGGACATTGAG GAGAGGCCTCGGCCCCAGTTCGCTGCGAAGGCTCCTCTGACAGCCCTGAACCCCATCACTGGGGAAGACGAACCCTACTTCCCTGAGAAGAGCCGTGTACACCGCATGCTGGCTGGCTCTGTGGTTCTCCTGATGATG GTGGCCGTGGTGATTATGTGCCTTGTGTCTATCATTCTGTACCGGGCCATCATGGCTGTGCTTGTGTCCAAGTCAGACAACGCCTTCCTTTCGGCCTGG GCTCCACGAATTGCCAGCCTCACAGGGTCAGTAGTGAACCTTGTCTTCATCGTCATCCTTTCCAAGGTCTACGTGGTCCTGGCCCAGGTCCTAACAAGATGGG AGATGCACCGGACACAGACCTCATTCGAGGATGCCTTCACCCTCAAGGTGTTCATCTTTCAGTTTGTCAACTTCTACGCCTCGCCTGTGTACATTGCTTTCTTCAAGGGCAG GTTTGTGGGATACCCAGGCAACTACCACACCTTGTTTGGAGTCCGAAATGAAGAG TGTGCGGCTGGAGGCTGCCTCGTTGAGCTGGCACAGGAACTCCTGGTCATCATGGTGGGCAAGCAGATCATCAACAATGTGCAGGAGGTCCTTGTCCC AAAGCTGAAGGGCTGCTGGCAGAAGCTGCACTCCAGGAGAGGGAAGGCTGCCATGGGGACCCACCCAGCACCTTGGGAGGCTGACTACGAGTTGTTGCCTTGTGAGGGGCTGTTCCACGAGTACCTTGAAATGG TGCTGCAGTTCGGATTCGTCACCATCTTCGTGGCCGCCTGCCCGCTGGCGCCGCTTTTTGCCCTGCTTAACAACTGGGTGGAGATCCGCCTGGACGCGCGCAAGTTCGTGTGCGAGTGCCGGCGCCCGGTGGCCGAGCGCGCCCAGGACATCGGCATCTGGTTCCACATCCTAGCGGGCCTCACACACCTCGCCGTCATCAGCAAC GCCTTCCTGCTGGCCTTCTCCTCCGACTTCCTGCCGCGTGCCTACTACCGCTGGACGCGCGCCCCGGACCTGCGCGGCTTCCTCAACTTCACGCTGGCGCGCGCGCCGCCAGCCTTCGCGGCTGCGCACAACCGCACTTGCAG GTACCGAGCATTCAGGGATGATGATGGACACTATTCCCAGACTTACTGGACTCTCCTGGCCATCCGCCTGGCCTTTGTCATCGTGTTTGAG CACGTGGTGTTCTCCATTGGCCGTCTTCTGGATCTCCTGGTTCCTGACATCCCAGAGTCTGTGGAGATCAAGGTGAAGCGGGAATACTACTTAGCTAAGCAGGCCCTGGCTGAGAACGAG GCTCTCCTTGGAGCAACAGGAGCAAAGGATGACCAGCTTCCAAGCTCAGAGTCTGGGCCTTCCAGCCTAGGGTCTTAG